Proteins found in one Quercus robur chromosome 2, dhQueRobu3.1, whole genome shotgun sequence genomic segment:
- the LOC126703280 gene encoding uncharacterized protein LOC126703280, protein MELQGDSRRNSKKKKIVFAPSDNNNWRPWSELPEALLHQITNWLGAIDYLFFARVCRTWRLYALANKQGFMASQSPLVVLFLHLGAKNFCYFYSIVDQRLFKALLPSLIGKELYGVSFGYLIIVDKRKISDSEIWLLNPFTGHKLFFPSPPNRFQYATLASLPTPSPELIIICFSVECLQFRRSTDVNWTLYKYDNPQMIYNLALFNGKIYISNYEGIRVLNLNSLHPHLTLLNVKSNTNVNPGSWQLLGFDKQLLVICGDSDYEVYELNFLKMELVKIPNLGDQALFQDGIL, encoded by the exons ATGGAATTGCAAGGGGACAGTAGGCGTAAtagtaagaagaaaaagatcGTTTTTGCTCCATCAGATAATAATAATTGGAGGCCGTGGTCGGAGCTTCCTGAGGCTTTACTTCATCAGATAACTAATTGGTTAGGTGCTATTGATTATCTCTTTTTTGCCCGTGTGTGTAGAACTTGGAGGCTGTACGCTTTGGCAAACAAGCAAGGGTTTATGGCATCCCAATCTCCACTTGTAGTTCTTTTCTTACATCTGGGAGCGAAAAATTTTTGTTACTTCTATAGCATTGTTGATCAAAGGTTGTTCAAGGCATTACTGCCTAGCCTTATTGGCAAAGAGCTTTATGGGGTTTCTTTTGGGTACTTGATCATCGTAGACAAGAGAAAGATTTCAGATTCTGAAATTTGGCTTCTGAATCCCTTTACGGgacataaacttttttttcctagccCTCCCAATCGGTTTCAATATGCCACCCTTGCTTCTTTACCTACTCCTTCGCCAGAGTTGATCATCATATGTTTTTCCGTTGAATGCTTACAGTTCCGTAGATCTACGGATGTCAATTGGACTCTATATAAATATGATAATCCTCAAATGATTTATAATTTAGCTCTCTTCAACGGTAagatatatatatcaaattatgaAGGCATTAGGGTGCTAAATCTGAATTCTCTGCATCCTCATTTGACCTTGCTGAACGTAAAAAGCAATACAAATGTGAATCCTGGATCGTGGCAGTTACTGGGTTTTGATAAACAGCTCCTTGTGATTTGTGGAGATTCTGATTATGAAGTTTAtgagctaaattttttgaagatgGAATTGGTGAAGATTCCTAACTTGGGAGATCAAGCATTGTTCCAGGATGGCA TTCTTTGA